GTGGGGAAATCGACGGTTACTGTGAACCTAGCTACTGCTTTGGCTCGAATGGGTAAAAAGGTAGGCATTTTAGATGCTGATATTTATGGATTTAGTATTCCGGCAATGATGGAAGTGAAACAAAAACCAACCATGATCGATAAAACGGCCATCCCAGTTATTAGTAACGGTGTTAAAATTATGTCGATGGGTTTCTTTACGGAAAATAATAATCCGGTCATGTGGAGAGGGCCGATGTTAAATAAATGGATTCAAAACTTCCTTACAAATACACATTGGGGAGAACTTGATTATCTTCTTCTCGATTTGCCGCCCGGCACGGGAGACGTAGCGATTGATGTAGCCGCCATGATTCCTCAATCAAGGGAAATCATCGTCACGACTCCACATAATGTCGCTTCTTATGTTGCTTCTAGAGCAGGAGCCATGGCTAAACATACTAAACATGAAGTTCTAGGTATCGTGGAGAATATGTCTTATTATGAAGAACAGGATGGTTCAAGAAATTACCTCTTTGGAAAGGGCGGCGGTGATATGCTGGCACATCAGCTAGAGTCTGAAGTCATTGCGAGAATCCCCTTTGCAAAACGAGAGGAAAATAATCATTCAAATGTTTATGATGAAGATTCGCTTACTGGGGAAATGTTTGCGTCGCTAGCTCAAGACCTCGTTCATAGAGAACAAGTATTAAGAAATTGATTCTATGAAAAAGTATAGAACCCTTTAAAAAGAATATAATTTTAAGGATGATCATTATATGAAACCGACGGTGGGGAAAAGGGGAATTCTGAAATATGCGAATGGGCATATTGTAAATGCCGAGGATGTAATTGTTACAGAGTTTCCTGTTACGGTAAAAATCAATGAACAGGAATTCGTTACGATGGTCTGTACACCGGAGTACATTGAAGATATGGTCATCGGCTACTTAGCATCGGAAGGAATCATAAGAAGATACGAGGAGATTAAAAATATTTGGTTTCAAGAAAAAGAAGGGTATGTACATGTGAAAATCGATAAGCTGAATCCTTATTTTCAAAGCTTCCAGAACAAGCGCTACATTACATCTTGCTGCGGGATGAGCAGGCAAGGGTTCGTTTTTGTCAATGATGCTTTGACCGCCAAGAAAATGAATGATATCCGAGTGAAGATTTCCCCGGATGATTGCTTGCGTTTGATGAGGAATTTACAGGAATCAGCTACTATTTTCCAGGATACGGGAGGAGTTCATAATGCTTCCTTATGTGATGTGAAGGATTTCATGCTAAGCCGCATGGATATAGGAAGACATAATGCGTTGGATAAAATATACGGGTACTGCTTGAAAAATGACATTCCGATCGGTGATAAGATCATTGTTTTCAGTGGACGGATATCATCAGAAATTTTATTGAAGGTGGCGAAAATAGGTTGTGAAATAGTTCTGTCGAAATCCGCTCCTACTGAATTGGCGCTAGAGTTAGCGGAAGGGTTGGGAATTACGACAGTAGGTTTTATTCGAAATCAATCTTTTAATATTTATACATGTCCGGAACGAATTCTATGAACGCGGTTGGATAATCGTGTTCGTTTTCATTCTTATGGAAGAGAGTTGAAGGTTATGGAAAAAGTTATCTTTGATACATGGCAACGTCCTTTGAAGGATTTACGTTTATCTGTAACGGATCGTTGTAATTTCCGCTGCCGTTATTGCATGCCTGAGGAAATCTTTGGTCCCGATTATCCCTTTTTAGCTTCTGATAAAATTCTGTCTTTTGATGAAATGGAGCGTTTAACCCGTATATTCGTTTCTTTAGGTGTTACGAAAATACGGATTACAGGAGGAGAGCCACTATTACGCAAGGATCTTCCAGCATTGATCCGCCGTTTGAATTCAATTGCCGGAGTCGGGGATATTGCCATCACGACGAACGGATCTCTTCTTAAAAAATTTGCTCCTCTCTTATTTGATGCTGGGTTAAGAAGGGTGACAGTTAGTCTGGATTCGTTAGATGATGAACGTTTCACCCAGTTGAATGGCAATAGGAGCAAGGTTGAGAGAGTTTTGGAAGGAATCCAGGCAGCTTCTGACGCAGGGTTAGAAGTGAAAGTGAATATGGTTGTTCAAAAAGGGAAAAACGATCAAGATATCGTCCCCATGGCAAGGTACTTTAAAGAAAAAAAACATACACTTCGCTTCATTGAGTATATGGATGTAGGAAATTCAAATGGCTGGAGAATGGCAGAAGTCATGACCAAACAAGACATTTTGAATCGAATTGGAGAAGTGATGCCACTTGAACGAATGAAGCCGAATTATGTAGGGGAAGTGGCAACCAGGTATCGATATATGGATGATGATCAAGAAATCGGCATCATTTCATCCGTCACCGATTCTTTTTGTTCGACCTGTTCTAGGGCCCGGATTTCTGCCGAAGGGAAATTATATACATGTTTATTTGCATCAAGTGGGTATGACCTTCGTCATTTGCTTCGCTCTGAAGAATCGGATGAAGTGATTACCAATGAAATTACGGATATATGGAACCATCGCAGTGATCGTTATTCTGATGAACGTGCAAATGGAAAAAGTCCAAAAAACGGTTCAAAGGTAGAAATGTCTCATATAGGAGGATAAACCTTTTATCCGCTTTTAATAGATTCATAACATGCGAAGGAGGTAAATCATGAGCAATTTTTCACATTGGAATGAAGAAGGAAGACCTAAGATGGTCGATGTTTCCGAAAAAGAAATTACACCGCGGACAGCTATTGCTCAAAGCACGATCGCTTTATCCAATGAACTGTTCGATGCGATTGAAAACAAATTAATCAAAAAAGGCGATCCTCTTCAAGTAGCACAGATTGCCGGAATAATGGCTGCTAAAAAAACGGCTGACATCATTCCAATGTGCCATCCAATCATGCTGCAAGGAAGTAACTTTTCCTTCCATTATCATAAAAGTGACAAGGGCTATGATCTAATCATACGAGCTACGGTGAAATGCAATGAGAAAACGGGAGTTGAAATGGAGGCTTTAACTGCTGTATCTGTTGCTGCTCTTACCTTTTATGATATGTGTAAAGCTGTGGATAAAACCATGGTCATTAAAGAAACATTTTTAGTCCAGAAAACGGGTGGGAAAAGCGGGGACTTTTTTCATGAAAGATGATCATCTACTAGGTTATTAATATTGAAAAATCCTTTAACACCACCAAACTCCGAAGGTGATTAGGTGACGTTACCAATGAAGTTTGGCTAGTGTAAATGATTCTCGTTAGAAAGTAGGAGAGTTCGTTGAATGACCGTTATTCACGGCAACAGCTGTTCAAGCAAATAGGCTTGAAGGGTCAGGAAGAAATCAGAAATAAGCATGTGCTGATTGTTGGAGCTGGGGCATTGGGCAGTGCCGGTGCTGAAGCGTTAGTGCGAGCAGGAATCGGAAAGCTGACAATTATTGATCGAGATTATGTGGAATGGAGCAATTTGCAGCGCCAGCAGTTATATTACGAAAGTGATGCAAAAGGCCAAATTCCAAAAGCGGTAGCTGCGGAAAGGCATTTGATGCAAATTAATTCGGAAGTTGAAATCGAAGCGCTTGTATTGGATGCAAGACCGGAAAATTTGGAAGACTTGTTACGCGGCGTCGATGTCATCATCGATGGTACGGACAATTTTGACATTCGCTTCATTATAAATGATCTTTCACATAAGTTTAACATCCCGTGGATTTATGGCTCATGTGTAGGAAGCTATGGGGCCACGTACACGATTATTCCCGGCAGGACGCCCTGTCTGCATTGCCTCCTAAAGAAAGTTCCGAACGGCGGTGCAACATGTGATACAGCAGGCATTATTAGCCCGGCTGTCCAAATCGTTTCCGCTTATCAAGTGGCGGAAGCGTTCAAAATTCTTGTAGGTAATTGTGCATCGCTGAGAAACGCGTTTTTGACATTTGACGTATGGAGCAATCAACATTACTCCATTAAATTGGATAAAATTAATAAAAAAGGTTGCCCGACCTGTGGGACAGTTAGGACTTATCCTTATTTATCGTATGAAAACCAGACTAAAACAGAAGTATTATGCGGGCGGAATACCGTGCAAATCAGACCTGCCAGAAGGATTGAATATAGCTTTGAACAAATGGAAAAACGATTGAAAGCTCACGGTGCGGTAACGAGAAACCTTTATTTGGTTTCCTGCCAGCTTCAAAATCATCGTTTGGTCATATTTAGGGATGGACGTGTTTTTGTCCATGGAACGAATGATATCCAGCTTGCCAAAAATCTGTATTATCGTCTACTGGGCTAATAGAAGGAGTGAACGTTATGGTAGAAAGACGAACCCCCATCTCTATAGGTGAATGTGTACGTAAAGTAACGCAATACGCGAAGAATGGTAAAAAGGAAACGATATCACTTGAATCGGCCTCTGGACGGTTTTTGGCTGAAGACCTGATAGCCGATCACAATGTGCCTTCCTTTGACCGTTCGCCATATGATGGATTTGCCATTCGATCCGAAGATACTCGAACGGCCACTTCCCATCATCCCGTTTCATTGAAAGTGGCGGGAGAGATAGGTGCTGGTATGGTCTTTGATGGACAGGTCGGAGCCTTTGAAGCCGTTCGAATCATGACCGGTGCTCAAATTCCTGAAGGGTGCAATGCTGTCATCATGCTTGAATTAGTGAATGAATTCACAGAAGCTAACCAAAAATTCATTGAAATTAAACGGTCCCTTAACGAAGGAGATAACATCTCTTTTGAAGGAGAAGATACAACAAAAGGGGCCGTATTGGCAAAACGGGGTACCTATATCAATCCAGGTATAACAGCGTTACTGGCTACGTTTGGATACAGCAACGTACCTGTTGCCAAAAAGCCTATTGTAGGAGTATTGGCTACTGGAAGTGAACTTCTTGAAGTAAGTGAACAGCTTAAACCGGGGAAAATCAGGAATAGCAATGCCTACATGATTCTTTCCCAAATTGAAAGAGCCGGAGGTGAATTCAAATATCTCGGAAAATTAGATGATGATTTCGATAGCTGCTTTATGGCTGTCAAAAACGCTTTGTCCGAAGTGGATATGCTTATTACTACCGGAGGTGTGTCTGTAGGTGATTATGATTATTTGCCTGCCATTTACGATAAATTAGGGGCTGCTGTCCTTTTTAATAAGGTGGCGATGCGGCCTGGAAGTGTAACGACGGTTGCGCAAATGAATGGAAAATTATTATTCGGTTTGTCAGGAAATCCGTCTGCTTGTTACGTTGGATTTGAATTATTTGCCCGCCCTGCGATCCGAATCCAATTATTCAATGATCGGCCACATCTTAAAAGGGAGACTGCATGGTTAGGGGAAGATTTTACAAAACCCAATCCGTTTACACGATTAATAAGGGGGTCACTTTCCTATGATGAAGGAAGGCTACTGGCTTCACCTTCAGGTTTTAATAAATCAGGTGCCGTTTCCTCTTTAGCAACAGCAGATGCCTTTATCGTTCTTCCGGGAGGTACGAGAGGGTATCAAAAGGGAATGGCAGTTGATGTCTTATTATTGGAAGACGTGCAGGGCAGTGAATGGCCTTGGGATAATATCGTTCCATCCTACAGAATGTAGGATTCCAAATTAGCGGCAAAGCATTCGTGGAGGTAGTGAAAAAAATGGTACAAAGCATGTTTAAAATAGTCCGTGAACCCATATCTGTAGAAGAGGTAACAAACCTGGTTTCCAGAAGGGAAGCTGGCGCCATTACAATTTTCATTGGAACCGTGAGGGAATTGACTAAAGGCAAGAAAACGTTGTCCCTTGAATATCAAGCGTACGATTCGATGGCGATAAAAATGTTGAATCTAATAGGGGAAGAAATCGAAAGGGCATGGCCTGATGCATGGGTGGCTATCACCCATAGAGTAGGCAAATTAGAAATAACGGATATAGCCGTTGTAATCGCCGTTTCCTCACCTCATCGTTCAATAGCGTACGAAGCAAATGAGTATGCTATCGAACGAATTAAACAAATCGTTCCCATTTGGAAAAAGGAATTTTGGGAAGACGGGACGATGTGGATTGGAGATCAATTGGAGACTGCTGAATATCCGGAAGGAAGGCCAAGTGAGGAGGGATAAGAAATGATCACAGTGTTATTCTTCGCGGGAATAAGGGAAGTGATTGGATTGGATCGAATAATAATAAAAAAAGATCGGATAACAGTTTTGCAGCTAAAACAATATTTTGAAAGCAAGTATCCGCTTCTATCTTTTGAGCCATTCATGACAGCCATTAACGAAAGCTTTGTAACGGATGAGGCAATGATAAAAGATCAAGACACAGTTGCCTTTATTCCCCCTGTAAGCGGTGGATGATGAATGGCGGGAAATTCTTATTGAGCTTACTTATTTAAAGTATTATAATGAAATATGAAGATACGTATAAGGAAATCATTGATATTAGGTAACGACAACTTGCCGTAATATCCTGTTTTTCTTTTTATATTGTGGTGAGACGGATTACAAGTAGATAAAACTGCTTAGTTATTAGCCCGCCATAAAATAGATGTGCATGATTTTGTGTACACTCTATTTTATGGCGGGCTTTTTTTGATTTTTTTAGAATAGGAGATTTTAAAATGGCAGAAAAAGTCCGAGTGAAAATTAATGGGCAGCAACATGAAGTGAAACAAGGGACTCGAATTCTAGATTATCTTTTGGAACTGGAAATAGATCACCCACATATCTGTTATTCGGAAGTATTAGGTCCCATTCAAACGTGTGATACGTGTATGTGCGAAATTGACGGGAAAATCATGAGAGCCTGTTCCACGGAAATAGAGGCTGGAATGAATATATTGACATCATCAGAATTGGCCAAGGCTTCACAAATGGAAGCAATGGATCGCATTTTGGAGAACCATTTACTGTATTGTACGGTTTGTGATAATAACAACGGGAATTGCCGAGTTCATAACACAGCCGAGTTATTGGAAATTGAACATCAAACCCGCCCATATCGGGAAAAAGGATATGAGGTGGATATGTCACATCCATTTTACCGATACGATCCGGATCAATGTATCCTTTGCGGTCGTTGTGTGGAAGTTTGTCAAGACCTACAGGTCAATGAAACCCTATCCATCGATTGGGAACGTGAGATTCCGCGTGTCGTGTGGGATGATGGCAAATCGATCAATGAATCTTCTTGTGTATCTTGCGGACAGTGTGCCACCGTTTGCCCTTGTAACGCATTGATGGAAAAGTCGATGTTGGGCGAAGCTGGGCTCATGACAGCCATCCCGAAAGATTTGTTAGATCCCATGGTTGATCTGATAAAAGAAGTCGAACCGGATTATAAAACCATTTTTGCTCTATCGGAAGTGGAAGCGGCAATGCGTGATACACGTACAAAAAAAACAAAAACCGTTTGTACCTTTTGTGGCGTAGGATGTTCCTTCGAGGTTTGGACAAAAGGACGTGAAATTTTAAAAGTTGAACCAACTGAAAATAGTCCTGTCAACAGCGTTTCAACCTGTGTGAAAGGGAAATTCGGATGGGACTTCGTAAACAGTGAACAACGTCTTACTACACCTTTAATCCGTAAAGGAGAAGCATTTGTACCTGCCACATGGAATGAAGCTTTAACATTGATTGCAGAAAAAATGGGTTCACTTAAACAAACCTTCGGAGGGCATGCGCTAGGTTTTGTAAGCTCCTCCAAAACAACGAATGAAGACGCCTATCTTATGCAAAAATTAGCCCGCCAAATATTCGAATCGAATAACATTGATAACTGTTCAAGATACTGTCAGTCTCCTGCCACAGATGGATTGCTTTCGACAGTCGGGTATGGAGGAGATTCCGGTACAATCAAAGATATTGCCAGTGCAGGTCTTGTCATCATCATTGGGGCGAATCCAACTGAAGGTCATCCGGTATTGGCAACTCGGGTAAAACGTGCAAAAAAATTACACGGACAAAAATTAATCGTTTCGGACCTTCGCAAACATGAAATGGCTGAGCGCTCAGATTTGTTTCTGCATCCAAAACAAGGAACGGATTATGTCTGGATAACGGCCATTGCCAAGTACATCATCGATCAAGGCTGGCATGATGAAGCATTCATTGAAAAACATGTGAATCAGTATAGTGAATATGCTGAGCTATTAGAAAAATACACACTTGAATATGCAGAAGAAGTGACAGGCCTATCAAAAGCACAGCTTATCGAAACTGCCAAAATGATCCATGAAGCGGATGGAACATGTATTTTATGGGGAATGGGCGTCACTCAAAACGTTTCAGGATCGCATACATCAGCAGCCATCGCGAACCTTCTATTGGTAACAGGAAACTTTGGCCGCCATGGTGCAGGGGCCTATCCTCTTCGTGGCCATAATAATGTGCAAGGATCATGTGACATGGGTACCCTTCCACAGTGGCTTCCAGGAAATCAGCGCCTATCAGATGTCAGGGCGCGAGAAAAGTTTGAACAATCATATGGAGTGAATATTTCTGATAAGCCAGGGCTAACGAACATTGAAATGTTAGAAGCAGTGGAGAATGGTGATTTAAAAGCGATGTATCTAATGGGAGAGGACATGGCCTGGGTGGATTCAAATTCCAATCATGTACATGAAACGCTGAGTAAGTTGGAATTCTTTGTCGTCCAAGATATCTTCTTAACGAAAACGGCTCAATTTGCAGATGTCGTTTTACCGGCAGCTCCTTCATTGGAGAAAGATGGTACATTCACGAATACAGAGAGACGGATTCAACGTCTGTACCGTGTGCTTGATCCTTTAGGTGACTCCAAACCGGATTGGTGGATCCTGCAACAAGTTGCAAAATATATGGGTGCTGATTGGAACTATGAGCATCCAAGTGAAATCATGGATGAGATTGCAAGCCTGTCTCCGCTATTTGAAGGTGTATCGTATGAACGGCTTGAAGGGTGGAAAAGTTTAATGTGGCCAGTGAAAAAAGATGGTACAGATGAGCCTCTTCTTTATACGGACCATTTTAACTTCCCTGATGGAAGAGCTCGCTTTTCTCTAGTGGAATATGTGCCGCCCATTGAGTTTGCACATGAATTTGATCTTACGTTAAATAACGGAAGGCTTTTGGAACATTTCCATGAAGGAAACATGACTAACAAATCTAAGGGCCTTCAGTATAAATTGCCTGAAGTATTCGTAGAGGTTTCACCGGAACTTTCCAAAGAACGCGGTATTAAGGATGGTTCTTTAGTACGTCTTGTGTCACCATATGGTGCCATCAAACTGCGGGCAGTTGTGACGGATCGTGTGCAAGGAAAAGAGTTATATGTACCGATGCATTCAGTAAGCCATGAAAATGCGATTAATTTATTAACTGGAAGCATTGGCGATGTTCGAACGCAAACACCGGCGTATAAACAGACAAAAGTGAAAATGGAAATAATTAATGTCAAGGGCAGCAAACCACTTCCTTTATACAACCCTCGGTATGCTAAGCGAAATCCACAGCTCGGTGTACAGGTTGAACGTAAATGGAATCGTGGAGATTATGAGCCGATTGCAGACCTGAATATAACAGCGGATAGAAAGTGATAGGGGGTAATATGTAATGGCAAAACCAATTACGAAAATAGAAGAACCAGTGCTTACTGAAAAAGAAAAGCAAATCCAGGAGCTTGATGTCGTATTACAGGATATATCACGAAATTCAGATGGGATTAAAGAAACCATCAAACTTCTCCAGGAACTGCATGATAGCGGAATTCTTGGGGCAATCAATAATCTTGTCGAGGCAAAAGAAGATGTAGCTAAAATTGCAGTAGGGCAAATGTTGCGTCCCCCTGTAACTAATGCGCTTAATAATGCCATGGCTGCAGCTGGAGTATTGACAGAATTGGACCCTGAGACAACACAAAAATTAGTGGGAGGCTTATCAAAAGGGCTTCAAAGAGCAGAGGAAGGATTCCAGGCAAACAAAAAAGTAGGTGTTTTTGATTTAGTGAAGCTGCTAAGAGACCCCGATGTGAATCGAGTTATGAGGTTTTCTATCGATCTATTGAAGGGGCTAGGCGAAGGTCTGAATAAATAACTAAATGAGAGTCCCGATCCCTGCCAGTAATTAGTATGCTTTCTCGAGACGAAGTACAGAATGAATGTAAAAGGGTCGATCTTTATTCATGCAAACGGTACAGGATGTAAGGAGCCGGGCATCCATCACTTTTCGATAGCTAAAAATGTTTAGCGTCATTAATGAATGGAAACTGTTTTAGTACATGCTCATGGACTTTTTATTTGGAACTCTTTGGGCATGTTCTTCATCAGTGGTGATGCATTTCGTAACTAGCTTATGGGCAGAAATTATGCAGCTAGTTTTCGGTAGGCAAAACAAAATAAGAAAAATGGAAGTGGATGAACGGGAAAAAATCATGTAGGAGTGGGATAACGAAGATGGAGGATACAGATGGATGAATCAGCTGGAAGATCGTTGATCAAACTTTATCAAATAGTGTTGAATATAGCATTAATCATTCTTAGTTTCATTCTAACTTATTTTCTTTTTAGAGAATTATATTACATTTTAAGTGATATTTTGTTAGAAAATAAAGACGTTCATAGAACGTTCAGTAAAATTTTAGTTTTTTTCTTGTATTTTGGATTCATATCAATGATCTTGACGTATTTCAAAGAAAGTCACCATTTCCCGCTTAGATACCTTTTATATATTGGCATTACAGCGACAATCCGGTTTATTATCGTGAACAATGGAAATTCATTTCAAAATTTATGGCTGTCCCTAGTCATTCTCATGCTTACAATAAGCTATATACTATTGCCTTCACCAGAAGGATCAAAAAATAAAAGAATCAGATAGGAGAAATGGAAACATGGAGCATCAGTTTAATATGTTAATTCGTGAGATACGTAAAGAATATGTAGGTAATGGACCAAAGGAAATTCATACACGCTTTGTAGACAATTGGGCAATTAGTGAGATGAAGGGCAATTTGACCAATGTAGAGAATTTTATGATCAGTTCAAGAGATGGACAAAGGATGGTCCACGAAGCAAGAACCAAATTAGTAAAGCAAATTTATAAAAATCCTGTGGTTTTGAAAAAAATCGAGGATTTGGTGAAGGCAAAAATTGTGAGCATCTTTACAGATATTGACTTGGACATAGATACAGCGATGACAATTTATGTGTTTGATAAGCCTATTCAAGGGTAACTAAAATATCTTTCAATCAATAATGACTCTTGGTTCAACTTACGAATAGAGGAGGAGAGGCAATGGACATTAAAAAAATGATCGAGATGACTGAAATCACTGACTTGGATATAGAGTTGCTTATTTCGAGGGTGAATAGCGACTTTATAAAACTGTATAAAGAAAAAAACATTGAAAGTTACATCGAGACTTTAAACGATATGTTACAGGCAGCAGTTCAGATGGAATTCGATTTTGTTTTGAAGTATTTTGGTGCAGCTCCTATCGTCGCCGCAGATGAAAGAATCCAATTTCAAGAAATATTCAAGTGTATAGGTACGAGAAAAAGTAATAAGGATTGGTTTTTACAGTTATTTTCATTGTTTTTAGGAATAGCTTCCGTTTTTAGGTTGGATAGCAGGGGAATTGAGAGTGAATTCTTTGAAATGAAAAAATCAACTTCTTAAGATGTGCTTGAAGATTTTTAATGAAAATCAAATCATTATTTATTAGGAGGATAAATGATTCAAGAGTTTCTAACGCCCGTACAGTTATCAATTAAAATCACCATCATCTCTGGCGTAGCTGTAATTATTTTAGGAACCATAACCGGTAGATTTCTGTCTCTGAAAAATTTCAAAGGAAAAGTTATAGTAGAGACGATCTTAATGCTTCCATTGGTCTTACCTCCGTCAGTGGTGGGATTCTTATTGCTTACGGTTTTGGGAAAGAAAAGTGTGATGGGGGAAGCCATAGAAATGGTTTTTAGGCAATCGATTCTTTTTACATGGTGGAGCGCTGTTCTCGCATCCATTATTGTCGCATTTCCTCTAATGTACCAGTCAGCCAAGATAGGTTTCCAGGGAATAGATCACGAAATCGAAGATGCCGCGAGAGTGTTTGGCGCAAATGAATGGCAAGTTTTTTTTATGATTTCGATTCCTTTGGCTTCTAGAGCGATCATTTCAGGAGGTGTTTTGAGCATTGCCAGGGGACTTGGGGAATTTGGTGCTACCTTAATGGTTGCCGGAAATATTCCGGGCAAGACGCAAACGGTACCTACAGCGATATATTTGGCCATTGACACTGGAAATATGAAGCTAGCTTGGTTATGGGTTCTTTTAATGGTTATTCTTTCGTTTATCATGTTATGGATTGTCCAAATGAAACAGAAGTGACATTTCGTTTGCTAAGTAATGAGGCAACTGCCGGCTTGGATGGAGAACCTATTAGAAAAACCATTACTGTTACCTTGGCTCCGAGCAACGTTCAACTCCATATTCCGTTTGTACATCAACCGAATGGTTATGGGACCAGGCCAATGCGCCCTCCTGCACCATGAATAAATTGCATCGAACTGCCGCTTCGCTTCAATCCAAAATAAATCCACAACGAATGAAAGCCTCCAAACAAAAAACTCCCTAGATGTTGCGATAGGTTGTAGTATGTATCGCATCCTTTAAATTGTAAACCGCTACCCTATTCAGGGTAATGAATACACTTCGTAATTTGGAGCTTCAGTCAATTTGTCCTTACGCAGCCGCCCTTCGTTTATTAATTCCTGTAACATGTCTTCGATAATATCAGGTTTTACTCCAAATAAGTCAGCGATTTTTACGGTAGAGAGGGCTGAGTATTTAGGCTTTTTAGCTGAAGATATAATCATACTTTGTACACGCTGATATAAAAGTTCTTTTTCCACTGTGAAAACCTACCTTCGTCATGATTACAAAACATAATTCCTTCTAAGATTAACCCTTTCATCGTTTTCTTATGCCTTTACGATGAATAAATCATTATGAAATAGAATGTGATACGGCTGCAAATTGCTTGAATTGGCGGTTTCGTCAGCAAATTAGAAGATAGAAGTGATATAGGGTTTATGCTCATTTTTCTCACATATTGTGGGATTTGTATAAATTATTCCTGCGTTCATTGGAGATGCTAAAAGAGGAATCGGGTTTGTAGGTGAAACTTGAATGCTAAAAGACATGCTAAAAGACTACATATTCATTGAATAATAAGGAGGTAAACATGTGAAAGAATCTACATCCTCATTTTCCTTTCAAATTAATGGAAAGGAATACGTAGCTTATCCAGGACAAACTATATTAGAAGTGGCTCAAGCTCATGAAACATACATCCCAAGTATTTGCTACCATCCAAACTTAGGAACCATCCAAACTTGCGATACTTG
This genomic stretch from Peribacillus muralis harbors:
- a CDS encoding DUF2294 domain-containing protein encodes the protein MEHQFNMLIREIRKEYVGNGPKEIHTRFVDNWAISEMKGNLTNVENFMISSRDGQRMVHEARTKLVKQIYKNPVVLKKIEDLVKAKIVSIFTDIDLDIDTAMTIYVFDKPIQG
- a CDS encoding DUF1641 domain-containing protein, whose product is MAKPITKIEEPVLTEKEKQIQELDVVLQDISRNSDGIKETIKLLQELHDSGILGAINNLVEAKEDVAKIAVGQMLRPPVTNALNNAMAAAGVLTELDPETTQKLVGGLSKGLQRAEEGFQANKKVGVFDLVKLLRDPDVNRVMRFSIDLLKGLGEGLNK
- the fdhF gene encoding formate dehydrogenase subunit alpha produces the protein MAEKVRVKINGQQHEVKQGTRILDYLLELEIDHPHICYSEVLGPIQTCDTCMCEIDGKIMRACSTEIEAGMNILTSSELAKASQMEAMDRILENHLLYCTVCDNNNGNCRVHNTAELLEIEHQTRPYREKGYEVDMSHPFYRYDPDQCILCGRCVEVCQDLQVNETLSIDWEREIPRVVWDDGKSINESSCVSCGQCATVCPCNALMEKSMLGEAGLMTAIPKDLLDPMVDLIKEVEPDYKTIFALSEVEAAMRDTRTKKTKTVCTFCGVGCSFEVWTKGREILKVEPTENSPVNSVSTCVKGKFGWDFVNSEQRLTTPLIRKGEAFVPATWNEALTLIAEKMGSLKQTFGGHALGFVSSSKTTNEDAYLMQKLARQIFESNNIDNCSRYCQSPATDGLLSTVGYGGDSGTIKDIASAGLVIIIGANPTEGHPVLATRVKRAKKLHGQKLIVSDLRKHEMAERSDLFLHPKQGTDYVWITAIAKYIIDQGWHDEAFIEKHVNQYSEYAELLEKYTLEYAEEVTGLSKAQLIETAKMIHEADGTCILWGMGVTQNVSGSHTSAAIANLLLVTGNFGRHGAGAYPLRGHNNVQGSCDMGTLPQWLPGNQRLSDVRAREKFEQSYGVNISDKPGLTNIEMLEAVENGDLKAMYLMGEDMAWVDSNSNHVHETLSKLEFFVVQDIFLTKTAQFADVVLPAAPSLEKDGTFTNTERRIQRLYRVLDPLGDSKPDWWILQQVAKYMGADWNYEHPSEIMDEIASLSPLFEGVSYERLEGWKSLMWPVKKDGTDEPLLYTDHFNFPDGRARFSLVEYVPPIEFAHEFDLTLNNGRLLEHFHEGNMTNKSKGLQYKLPEVFVEVSPELSKERGIKDGSLVRLVSPYGAIKLRAVVTDRVQGKELYVPMHSVSHENAINLLTGSIGDVRTQTPAYKQTKVKMEIINVKGSKPLPLYNPRYAKRNPQLGVQVERKWNRGDYEPIADLNITADRK
- a CDS encoding phosphate-starvation-inducible protein PsiE, which translates into the protein MDESAGRSLIKLYQIVLNIALIILSFILTYFLFRELYYILSDILLENKDVHRTFSKILVFFLYFGFISMILTYFKESHHFPLRYLLYIGITATIRFIIVNNGNSFQNLWLSLVILMLTISYILLPSPEGSKNKRIR
- the modB gene encoding molybdate ABC transporter permease subunit translates to MIQEFLTPVQLSIKITIISGVAVIILGTITGRFLSLKNFKGKVIVETILMLPLVLPPSVVGFLLLTVLGKKSVMGEAIEMVFRQSILFTWWSAVLASIIVAFPLMYQSAKIGFQGIDHEIEDAARVFGANEWQVFFMISIPLASRAIISGGVLSIARGLGEFGATLMVAGNIPGKTQTVPTAIYLAIDTGNMKLAWLWVLLMVILSFIMLWIVQMKQK
- a CDS encoding PCI domain-containing protein, giving the protein MEKELLYQRVQSMIISSAKKPKYSALSTVKIADLFGVKPDIIEDMLQELINEGRLRKDKLTEAPNYEVYSLP